The proteins below are encoded in one region of Bos indicus x Bos taurus breed Angus x Brahman F1 hybrid chromosome 2, Bos_hybrid_MaternalHap_v2.0, whole genome shotgun sequence:
- the CHRNG gene encoding acetylcholine receptor subunit gamma isoform X2 — MSPGGCTPSPGGELQSHPVPTENCGTMCGGQRPLFLLPLLAVCLGAKGRNQEERLLGDLMQGYNPHLRPAEHDSDVVNVSLKLTLTNLISLNEREEALTTNVWIEMWCDYRLRWDPRDYGGLWVLRVPSTMVWRPDIVLENNVDGVFEVALYCNVLVSPDGCVYWLPPAIFRSSCPVSVTFFPFDWQNCSLIFQSQTYSTNEINLQLSQEDGQTIEWIFIDPEAFTENGEWAIRHRPAKMLLDEAAPAEEAGHQKVVFYLLIQRKPLFYVINIIAPCVLISSVAILIYFLPAKAGGQKCTVAINVLLAQTVFLFLVAKKVPETSQAVPLISKYLTFLLVVTILIVVNAVVVLNVSLRSPHTHSMARGVRKVFLRLLPQLLRMHVRPLAPVAVQDAHPRLQNGSSSGWPITAGEEVALCLPRSELLFRQRQRNGLVRAALEKLEKGPESGQSPEWCGSLKQAAPAIQACVEACNLIARARHQQTHFDSGNKEWFLVGRVLDRVCFLAMLSLFVCGTAGIFLMAHYNRVPALPFPGDPRSYLPSSD; from the exons ATGAGCCCTGGAGGCTGCACCCCCAGCCCCGGGGGGGAACTGCAGTCCCACCCCGTCCCTACGGAGAACTGTGGCACCATGTGCGGGGGCCAGAGGCCACTGTTCCTTCTGCCGCTGCTAGCTGTCTGCTTGG GGGCCAAGGGCCGGAACCAGGAGGAGCGTCTGCTCGGGGACCTGATGCAAGGCTACAACCCCCACCTGAGACCTGCTGAGCACGATTCGGACGTGGTCAACGTCAGCCTGAAGCTCACGCTTACCAACCTCATCTCCCTG AATGAGCGAGAGGAGGCCCTCACCACCAACGTCTGGATAGAAATG TGGTGTGACTACCGGCTTCGCTGGGACCCTCGAGACTACGGCGGCCTGTGGGTGCTTCGGGTGCCATCCACCATGGTGTGGCGGCCAGACATCGTGCTGGAGAACAA CGTGGACGGCGTGTTCGAGGTGGCCCTCTACTGCAACGTGCTCGTGTCTCCCGATGGCTGTGTGTACTGGCTGCCGCCGGCCATCTTCCGCTCCTCCTGCCCCGTCTCTGTCACCTTCTTCCCCTTCGACTGGCAGAACTGCTCCCTCATCTTCCA GTCCCAGACCTACAGCACCAATGAGATCAATTTGCAGCTGAGCCAGGAAGACGGTCAGACCATCGAATGGATTTTCATCGACCCCGAGGCCTTCACAG AAAATGGGGAGTGGGCCATCCGGCACCGGCCAGCCAAGATGCTGCTGGACGAGGCGGCCCCAGCCGAGGAGGCAGGCCACCAGAAGGTCGTCTTCTACCTGCTCATCCAGCGCAAGCCCCTCTTCTATGTCATCAACATCATTGCGCCCTGTGTCCTCATCTCCTCCGTAGCCATCCTCATCTACTTCCTTCCTGCCAAGG CGGGGGGCCAGAAGTGTACCGTCGCCATCAACGTGCTCCTGGCCCAGACCGTCTTCCTCTTCCTCGTGGCCAAGAAGGTGCCCGAGACCTCCCAGGCGGTGCCACTCATCAGCAA gtacctgaccttcctcctggtGGTGACCATCCTCATTGTCGTGAACGCTGTGGTCGTACTCAACGTGTCTTTGCggtccccccacacacactccaTGGCCCGAGGGGTCCGCAAG GTGTTCCTGCGGCTCTTGCCCCAGCTGTTACGGATGCACGTTCGCCCACTGGCCCCAGTGGCTGTGCAGGATGCCCACCCCCGTCTACAGAATGGTTCCTCCTCAGGGTGGCCAATCACAGCTGGGGAGGAGGTGGCCCTCTGCCTGCCCCGCAGTGAGCTTCTTTTCCGGCAGCGCCAGCGCAATGGGCTGGTGAGGGCAGCGCTGGAGAAGCTTG AGAAAGGCCCAGAGTCAGGGCAGAGCCCAGAATGGTGTGGCAGCCTGAAGCAGGCCGCCCCGGCCATCCAGGCCTGCGTGGAGGCCTGCAACCTCATTGCCCGTGCCCGGCACCAGCAGACTCACTTTGACAGT GGGAACAAGGAGTGGTTCCTGGTGGGCCGAGTGCTGGATCGAGTCTGCTTCCTGGCCATGCTCTCGCTCTTTGTCTGTGGCACTGCTGGCATCTTCCTCATGGCCCACTACAACCGAGTACCTGCCCTGCCTTTTCCTGGGGACCCCCGCTCCTATCTGCCCTCATCTGACTGA
- the CHRNG gene encoding acetylcholine receptor subunit gamma isoform X1, with amino-acid sequence MSPGGCTPSPGGELQSHPVPTENCGTMCGGQRPLFLLPLLAVCLGAKGRNQEERLLGDLMQGYNPHLRPAEHDSDVVNVSLKLTLTNLISLNEREEALTTNVWIEMQWCDYRLRWDPRDYGGLWVLRVPSTMVWRPDIVLENNVDGVFEVALYCNVLVSPDGCVYWLPPAIFRSSCPVSVTFFPFDWQNCSLIFQSQTYSTNEINLQLSQEDGQTIEWIFIDPEAFTENGEWAIRHRPAKMLLDEAAPAEEAGHQKVVFYLLIQRKPLFYVINIIAPCVLISSVAILIYFLPAKAGGQKCTVAINVLLAQTVFLFLVAKKVPETSQAVPLISKYLTFLLVVTILIVVNAVVVLNVSLRSPHTHSMARGVRKVFLRLLPQLLRMHVRPLAPVAVQDAHPRLQNGSSSGWPITAGEEVALCLPRSELLFRQRQRNGLVRAALEKLEKGPESGQSPEWCGSLKQAAPAIQACVEACNLIARARHQQTHFDSGNKEWFLVGRVLDRVCFLAMLSLFVCGTAGIFLMAHYNRVPALPFPGDPRSYLPSSD; translated from the exons ATGAGCCCTGGAGGCTGCACCCCCAGCCCCGGGGGGGAACTGCAGTCCCACCCCGTCCCTACGGAGAACTGTGGCACCATGTGCGGGGGCCAGAGGCCACTGTTCCTTCTGCCGCTGCTAGCTGTCTGCTTGG GGGCCAAGGGCCGGAACCAGGAGGAGCGTCTGCTCGGGGACCTGATGCAAGGCTACAACCCCCACCTGAGACCTGCTGAGCACGATTCGGACGTGGTCAACGTCAGCCTGAAGCTCACGCTTACCAACCTCATCTCCCTG AATGAGCGAGAGGAGGCCCTCACCACCAACGTCTGGATAGAAATG CAGTGGTGTGACTACCGGCTTCGCTGGGACCCTCGAGACTACGGCGGCCTGTGGGTGCTTCGGGTGCCATCCACCATGGTGTGGCGGCCAGACATCGTGCTGGAGAACAA CGTGGACGGCGTGTTCGAGGTGGCCCTCTACTGCAACGTGCTCGTGTCTCCCGATGGCTGTGTGTACTGGCTGCCGCCGGCCATCTTCCGCTCCTCCTGCCCCGTCTCTGTCACCTTCTTCCCCTTCGACTGGCAGAACTGCTCCCTCATCTTCCA GTCCCAGACCTACAGCACCAATGAGATCAATTTGCAGCTGAGCCAGGAAGACGGTCAGACCATCGAATGGATTTTCATCGACCCCGAGGCCTTCACAG AAAATGGGGAGTGGGCCATCCGGCACCGGCCAGCCAAGATGCTGCTGGACGAGGCGGCCCCAGCCGAGGAGGCAGGCCACCAGAAGGTCGTCTTCTACCTGCTCATCCAGCGCAAGCCCCTCTTCTATGTCATCAACATCATTGCGCCCTGTGTCCTCATCTCCTCCGTAGCCATCCTCATCTACTTCCTTCCTGCCAAGG CGGGGGGCCAGAAGTGTACCGTCGCCATCAACGTGCTCCTGGCCCAGACCGTCTTCCTCTTCCTCGTGGCCAAGAAGGTGCCCGAGACCTCCCAGGCGGTGCCACTCATCAGCAA gtacctgaccttcctcctggtGGTGACCATCCTCATTGTCGTGAACGCTGTGGTCGTACTCAACGTGTCTTTGCggtccccccacacacactccaTGGCCCGAGGGGTCCGCAAG GTGTTCCTGCGGCTCTTGCCCCAGCTGTTACGGATGCACGTTCGCCCACTGGCCCCAGTGGCTGTGCAGGATGCCCACCCCCGTCTACAGAATGGTTCCTCCTCAGGGTGGCCAATCACAGCTGGGGAGGAGGTGGCCCTCTGCCTGCCCCGCAGTGAGCTTCTTTTCCGGCAGCGCCAGCGCAATGGGCTGGTGAGGGCAGCGCTGGAGAAGCTTG AGAAAGGCCCAGAGTCAGGGCAGAGCCCAGAATGGTGTGGCAGCCTGAAGCAGGCCGCCCCGGCCATCCAGGCCTGCGTGGAGGCCTGCAACCTCATTGCCCGTGCCCGGCACCAGCAGACTCACTTTGACAGT GGGAACAAGGAGTGGTTCCTGGTGGGCCGAGTGCTGGATCGAGTCTGCTTCCTGGCCATGCTCTCGCTCTTTGTCTGTGGCACTGCTGGCATCTTCCTCATGGCCCACTACAACCGAGTACCTGCCCTGCCTTTTCCTGGGGACCCCCGCTCCTATCTGCCCTCATCTGACTGA
- the CHRNG gene encoding acetylcholine receptor subunit gamma isoform X3, translating to MSPGGCTPSPGGELQSHPVPTENCGTMCGGQRPLFLLPLLAVCLGAKGRNQEERLLGDLMQGYNPHLRPAEHDSDVVNVSLKLTLTNLISLNEREEALTTNVWIEMQWCDYRLRWDPRDYGGLWVLRVPSTMVWRPDIVLENKSQTYSTNEINLQLSQEDGQTIEWIFIDPEAFTENGEWAIRHRPAKMLLDEAAPAEEAGHQKVVFYLLIQRKPLFYVINIIAPCVLISSVAILIYFLPAKAGGQKCTVAINVLLAQTVFLFLVAKKVPETSQAVPLISKYLTFLLVVTILIVVNAVVVLNVSLRSPHTHSMARGVRKVFLRLLPQLLRMHVRPLAPVAVQDAHPRLQNGSSSGWPITAGEEVALCLPRSELLFRQRQRNGLVRAALEKLEKGPESGQSPEWCGSLKQAAPAIQACVEACNLIARARHQQTHFDSGNKEWFLVGRVLDRVCFLAMLSLFVCGTAGIFLMAHYNRVPALPFPGDPRSYLPSSD from the exons ATGAGCCCTGGAGGCTGCACCCCCAGCCCCGGGGGGGAACTGCAGTCCCACCCCGTCCCTACGGAGAACTGTGGCACCATGTGCGGGGGCCAGAGGCCACTGTTCCTTCTGCCGCTGCTAGCTGTCTGCTTGG GGGCCAAGGGCCGGAACCAGGAGGAGCGTCTGCTCGGGGACCTGATGCAAGGCTACAACCCCCACCTGAGACCTGCTGAGCACGATTCGGACGTGGTCAACGTCAGCCTGAAGCTCACGCTTACCAACCTCATCTCCCTG AATGAGCGAGAGGAGGCCCTCACCACCAACGTCTGGATAGAAATG CAGTGGTGTGACTACCGGCTTCGCTGGGACCCTCGAGACTACGGCGGCCTGTGGGTGCTTCGGGTGCCATCCACCATGGTGTGGCGGCCAGACATCGTGCTGGAGAACAA GTCCCAGACCTACAGCACCAATGAGATCAATTTGCAGCTGAGCCAGGAAGACGGTCAGACCATCGAATGGATTTTCATCGACCCCGAGGCCTTCACAG AAAATGGGGAGTGGGCCATCCGGCACCGGCCAGCCAAGATGCTGCTGGACGAGGCGGCCCCAGCCGAGGAGGCAGGCCACCAGAAGGTCGTCTTCTACCTGCTCATCCAGCGCAAGCCCCTCTTCTATGTCATCAACATCATTGCGCCCTGTGTCCTCATCTCCTCCGTAGCCATCCTCATCTACTTCCTTCCTGCCAAGG CGGGGGGCCAGAAGTGTACCGTCGCCATCAACGTGCTCCTGGCCCAGACCGTCTTCCTCTTCCTCGTGGCCAAGAAGGTGCCCGAGACCTCCCAGGCGGTGCCACTCATCAGCAA gtacctgaccttcctcctggtGGTGACCATCCTCATTGTCGTGAACGCTGTGGTCGTACTCAACGTGTCTTTGCggtccccccacacacactccaTGGCCCGAGGGGTCCGCAAG GTGTTCCTGCGGCTCTTGCCCCAGCTGTTACGGATGCACGTTCGCCCACTGGCCCCAGTGGCTGTGCAGGATGCCCACCCCCGTCTACAGAATGGTTCCTCCTCAGGGTGGCCAATCACAGCTGGGGAGGAGGTGGCCCTCTGCCTGCCCCGCAGTGAGCTTCTTTTCCGGCAGCGCCAGCGCAATGGGCTGGTGAGGGCAGCGCTGGAGAAGCTTG AGAAAGGCCCAGAGTCAGGGCAGAGCCCAGAATGGTGTGGCAGCCTGAAGCAGGCCGCCCCGGCCATCCAGGCCTGCGTGGAGGCCTGCAACCTCATTGCCCGTGCCCGGCACCAGCAGACTCACTTTGACAGT GGGAACAAGGAGTGGTTCCTGGTGGGCCGAGTGCTGGATCGAGTCTGCTTCCTGGCCATGCTCTCGCTCTTTGTCTGTGGCACTGCTGGCATCTTCCTCATGGCCCACTACAACCGAGTACCTGCCCTGCCTTTTCCTGGGGACCCCCGCTCCTATCTGCCCTCATCTGACTGA